The following coding sequences are from one Kogia breviceps isolate mKogBre1 chromosome X, mKogBre1 haplotype 1, whole genome shotgun sequence window:
- the NKAP gene encoding NF-kappa-B-activating protein, which translates to MAPVSGSCSPEWEASGSGKSPKPSKSSRSPRGCRSRSHSCSRSGDRNGLSHQLSGPSQGSRNQSYRSRSRSRSRERPSAPRSAPFASASSSAYYGGYSRPYGSDKPWPSLLDKEREESLRQKRLSERERIGELGAPEVWGLSPKNPEPDSDEHTPVEDEEPKKSTTSASTSEEEKKKKKKSSHSKERSRKRRKRKSSKRKHKKYSDNSDSDSDSETDSSDEDTKRRAKKAKKKEKKKKRRSKKYKKKKSKKSRKDSSDSSSKESQEEFLENPWKDRSKPEEPSDLIGPEAPKTLASQDDKPLNYGHALLPGEGAAMAEYVKAGKRIPRRGEIGLTSEEIASFECSGYVMSGSRHRRMEAVRLRKENQIYSADEKRALASFNQEERRKRENKILASFREMVYRKTKGKEDK; encoded by the exons ATGGCTCCGGTGTCTGGCTCCTGCAGCCCGGAGTGGGAGGCCTCGGGCTCCGGGAAGAGCCCTAAGCCCAGCAAATCCTCTCGCTCCCCGCGGGGCTGCCGCTCTCGCTCGCACTCTTGCTCTCGGTCCGGGGACCGGAATGGCCTTAGCCATCAACTGAGTGGCCCCAGCCAAGGCTCCCGAAACCAGTCCTACCGCTCCCGCTCGCGGTCACGCTCTCGAGAGCGGCCCTCCGCACCGCGGAGCGCCCCTTTCGCTTCGGCCTCCTCGTCCGCCTATTATGGCGGCTACTCACGCCCCTACGGGAGCGACAAACCATGGCCTAGCCTCCTGgacaaggagagggaagagagccTGCGGCAGAA GAGattaagtgagagagagaggattgGAGAATTGGGAGCTCCTGAAGTATGGGGACTTTCTCCAAAGAATCCAGAACCAGA cTCTGATGAACATACACCAGTAGAGGATGAAGAGCCAAAGAAAAGCACCACTTCAGCTTCTACTTcagaag aagaaaagaagaagaagaagaagtctAGTCATTCAAAAGAAAGatccaggaaaaggaggaagagaaaatcatctaaaagaaaacacaagaagtATTCTGACAATAGTGACAGTGACTCTGATTCTGAAACAGACTCCAGTG ATGAAGATACaaaaaggagagcaaagaaagccaagaaaaaggaaaagaagaagaaacgcAGATC gaagaaatataagaaaaagaagtctAAGAAGAGCAGAAAAGATTCCAGTGATTCAAGTTCTAAAGAGTCCCAAGAAGAGTTTCTGGAGAATCCCTGGAAGGATCGATCAA AGCCTGAAGAACCCTCAGATTTGATTGGCCCAGAGGCTCCCAAAACACTTGCTTCTCAAGATGATAAACCTTTGAA CTATGGCCATGCTCTGTTACCTGGTGAAGGTGCAGCTATGGCTGAATATGTAAAAGCTGGAAAACGTATCCCACGAAGAGGTGAAATTGGCTTGACAAGTGAAGAAATTGCATCATTTGAATGCTCGGGTTACGTAATGAGTGGTAGCAG GCATCGCCGAATGGAGGCTGTGCGACTGCGAAAAGAGAACCAGATCTATAGTGCTGATGAGAAGAGAGCCCTTGCATCCTTTAACCAAGAAGAGAGacgaaagagagaaaacaagattCTGGCCAGTTTTCGAGAGATGGTATACAGAAAAACTAAAGGGAAAGAGGACAAATAA